One genomic window of Paenisporosarcina antarctica includes the following:
- the nth gene encoding endonuclease III, with protein MITKVQWEYCLSEMDRMFPDAHCELVHSNPFELTIATLLSAQCTDVLVNRVTPSLFAKYQTPQDYLNVPIEELQNDIRSIGLFRNKAKNIQALSRMVIEQFDGAIPENRDLLTTLPGVGRKTANVVVSVAFNIPALAVDTHVERVSKRLGLCRWKDSVLQVEETIMKKTPKDKWTRTHHQLIFFGRYHCKAQNPQCSVCPLLSICREGKKRMNKVLVSN; from the coding sequence ATGATAACAAAAGTTCAATGGGAGTACTGTTTATCAGAAATGGACAGAATGTTCCCCGATGCCCATTGTGAGCTCGTTCATAGTAATCCATTTGAGCTGACAATCGCTACATTACTTTCCGCACAATGTACAGATGTGCTAGTTAACAGAGTGACACCAAGTTTATTTGCAAAGTATCAAACACCTCAAGACTATTTGAATGTTCCTATAGAAGAGCTTCAAAACGATATTCGATCAATTGGACTATTTCGTAATAAAGCCAAAAACATTCAAGCCTTAAGTCGAATGGTAATAGAACAATTTGACGGAGCAATTCCAGAAAATCGAGATTTATTAACAACACTTCCTGGAGTGGGGCGGAAAACAGCTAATGTAGTCGTATCAGTTGCGTTTAATATCCCCGCATTAGCAGTTGATACGCATGTAGAACGTGTATCGAAACGATTGGGACTTTGCAGATGGAAAGATTCTGTTCTCCAAGTAGAAGAAACAATTATGAAGAAGACGCCAAAAGACAAGTGGACGCGTACACATCATCAACTCATATTCTTCGGACGTTATCATTGTAAAGCACAAAACCCACAATGCTCAGTGTGTCCACTTTTATCAATATGTAGAGAAGGTAAAAAACGTATGAATAAAGTGTTGGTATCCAATTAA
- a CDS encoding DnaD domain-containing protein has translation MQQQQPDRLRMWTEQGNVTISQLFFQQYKKCDIQDDEALLILHMLAFIEKGNHFPTPDDLVDRSHFSHDQVSQHMQRLFQKGYLSIQQRYDENGILFEAFSFHALWNRLIDHILSEKTTKKELTLKEQEGEIFRLFEQEFGRFLSPMESETITMWMDQDQQSPELIRAALKEAVLGQKMSLRYIDRILFEWKKKNVKTMKDVEKQASQFRTVPERTAPTQPQKTNKIPFYNWLEERE, from the coding sequence ATGCAACAACAACAACCAGATCGGCTCCGTATGTGGACAGAGCAGGGAAATGTAACCATTTCCCAGCTCTTTTTTCAACAGTATAAAAAATGTGATATACAAGATGACGAAGCTTTGCTCATTCTTCATATGCTAGCTTTTATTGAAAAAGGAAACCATTTTCCAACGCCGGATGATTTAGTAGATCGTTCTCATTTTTCCCATGATCAAGTCAGTCAACATATGCAAAGACTATTTCAAAAAGGCTATTTATCGATTCAGCAAAGATACGACGAAAACGGTATTCTCTTTGAGGCTTTTTCATTTCATGCATTATGGAATCGTTTAATTGACCATATTCTGAGCGAAAAAACAACTAAGAAAGAACTAACTCTAAAAGAACAGGAAGGCGAGATTTTCCGCTTGTTCGAGCAAGAATTTGGCCGTTTTCTTTCACCAATGGAAAGTGAAACCATAACTATGTGGATGGATCAAGATCAGCAATCACCTGAGCTTATTCGCGCAGCATTAAAAGAAGCGGTTCTTGGTCAAAAAATGAGTTTACGTTATATTGATCGTATATTGTTTGAATGGAAAAAGAAAAACGTCAAAACCATGAAAGACGTCGAAAAACAAGCAAGTCAATTCCGAACAGTACCGGAAAGAACAGCACCGACGCAACCACAAAAAACAAATAAAATTCCTTTTTATAATTGGTTAGAAGAGCGAGAGTAA